The nucleotide sequence AATGTCTCGAATCTGTCCGCCGAACGTCGCAATATCTCGTTTCATTTTCTCATGAATATCAATTAATCGTTGTTCCGTCATGAAGCCTAGTCCGACACCACCTTGATTGGTGACGACAAATACTTCAAAGTTTTGTTCATTCAATAAACGAATGGCTTCCCCCACACCATCTAACAAATAAAACTGTGATGGATGATTGACGTATTTGACACGATCGGATAGCACTTCATTAATCACACCATCACGATCGAGAAAAACCGCTTTTTTCACTGTTCTTTTCCTCCTTATACGAAAACGTTAATCACGAACAAGAGGTGAAGCACTTGAAGCCGATGATTCCAACATTGACATTGGAAGTTCCAATTAACGATGAGTGGTTCTATGAAGTGAAATACGATGGCTTTCGGGCCATCTTTTTGATAACCGAGGACTCCATTCAAATGACAAGTCGCAATGAGCGCGACTTAACCGTCCAATTTCCAGAGCTCATCTCGTATGTAGAACGAAACTGGGAGCAGTTTGCTCCTTTTACCCCTCTTGTTCTCGATGGTGAAATTGTCGCCCTTGAAAATGAATACAAATCGGACTTCGATGCCGTTCAAAGAAGAGGGAAGCTCCGTTCTCAAGAAAAAATAGTCGATGCTGTAGCTCATACCCCTTGTTCATTCGTCTGCTTTGACTTGTTAACCTTAAATGGAAACGACATGACATCCCTTTCGTACGGGGAGCGACGAAGCCTTCTCGTAGAACTATTTACTAATTGTCATCTCCCTTTAAAGGTATGTCCCCATGATGGAAATCGTATACACCTCATTGAATCGACGAAAGACTTTGATACATGTTGGAAGCAGGTCGTCATTCATGAAGGAGAAGGGATTTTGGCGAAACAACGAACGAGCCAATACGCTAAAGGAAGCCGAACGAAGCAATGGCTCAAAATGAAAAATTATCGAAAAGCGAAGTTTGTGATTGTTTCATTCGATGAGTCGAATGGATACTTTCACGTAGCTGTTCATCAACAACACGATTGGATTACCGTTGGAACATTCACACATGGACTTTCATCATCCGAACGCAATGCACTTATCACCATTATAAAACAAAACGGCAAAAAAAATGGTGCTTTATGGGAAATACCTCCGTCCATTTGTATTCAACTCCAATTTTTATCTTTTTCTTTTGGACAGTTGCGTGAGCCGTCTTTCCATTCCTTTTCGTTTGAATCATCGATTGAGGAATGCTCACTTTTTCAACTTTTACTTTCGGAAAGATGGCTTCATCCTGACGTTAGCTTTACGCATTTACAAAAACCACTTTGGAAGGAAACAGCCATTCAAAAGGAGGATTACTTACAATACCTTGTGAAGGTCGCACCGCGGTTTTTACCCTTTTTACAAAAGCGCCTCTTAACGGTCGTCCGCTATCCGCACGGTCTATATGGGGAGGCATTTTTTCAAAAAAACTGTCCAGACTATGCACCTGCATTTATTCAAACGGTGACGCACGAGGGAATTTCCTATATTCATTGCAACAATTTCTCCACGTTGATGTGGTTAGGAAATCAGCTCGCAATCGAGTTTCACATTCCGTTCAATCCATTTGACACCGAAAAGCCACGTGAAATTGTCTTTGATTTAGACCCACCTAATCGAGCATTTTTTCATTTAGCCATCAAAGCTGCACTTGAATTAAAGGCGTGCTTCGATACGTTTCACGTTCAAGCGTATCCAAAGCTTTCCGGGAATAAAGGCATTCAACTTCACATCCCATTAACTAAAAATAAGCTTACCTATGACGAAACGAGAATTTTCACGTCCTTTTTCGCTCGGTATTTAGTTGAACGCTTCCCCGATCTTTTTACGACGGAACGACTTAAGAAAAATCGTGGTGACCGCCTGTATGTAGACTATATTCAACATGCTGAAGGGAAAACAATCATCGCCCCTTATTCTGTTCGTGGAACTGAAGAAGGCACCGTTGCCGCTCCCCTTTACTGGGAGGAAATAAACGATTCCTTACGACCAGAGACGATGACCATGGAAGCCGTAATGAAGCGAATGGAAGCTGCCCCTTGTCCGATGCAAACATTTTTTCAAAACGGCCAAGACGACGTCGTACATGAAATCATTGAACATATTAAGAAGATCGAATGAAGCGGAGATCTCGAAAAGGAATTGAAAAATTTTTGGTAAAGGAGAAAACATTGACAACCATTTTCGTACTAATGGGGAGCATTTCGGCTTTGCAGTTAGTTATGGAAATAAGGTATGGAAGTAAGAAAAGTGCAAAGCGCAAGTCCTTAGGCGAAAGGCGCTTGGAGCTAGACACCAAAAAAACTGTAAAAAGAATGCTTTAACACTTTATTGAACTTAAACTTTCTGTACAAAAATAAAGCAGCCCTCTCCGTGATATTGGAGAGGTGCTGCTTTTTGTTTCCGTGTGTACGGAGTGGTTTGGTACTGATTTATTCATCAGTTCCGGTGACTTATTCATCACTTTCTCTGATTTATTCATCAGTTCCGGCGACTTTTTCGTCACTTTCTCTGATTTATTCATCAGTTCCGGTGACTTGTTCATCACTTTCACTGTTTTATTCATCAGTTCTGGCGACTTATTCATCACTTTCACTAGTTTATTCATCAGTTCCGGTGACTTGTTCATCACTTTCACTAGTTTATTCATCAGTTCCGGTGACTTGTTCATCACTTTCTCTGATTTATTCATCAGTTCTGGCGACTTATTCATCACTTTCTCTGATTTATTCATCAGTTCTGGCGACTTA is from Bacillus kexueae and encodes:
- a CDS encoding DNA ligase D; the protein is MIPTLTLEVPINDEWFYEVKYDGFRAIFLITEDSIQMTSRNERDLTVQFPELISYVERNWEQFAPFTPLVLDGEIVALENEYKSDFDAVQRRGKLRSQEKIVDAVAHTPCSFVCFDLLTLNGNDMTSLSYGERRSLLVELFTNCHLPLKVCPHDGNRIHLIESTKDFDTCWKQVVIHEGEGILAKQRTSQYAKGSRTKQWLKMKNYRKAKFVIVSFDESNGYFHVAVHQQHDWITVGTFTHGLSSSERNALITIIKQNGKKNGALWEIPPSICIQLQFLSFSFGQLREPSFHSFSFESSIEECSLFQLLLSERWLHPDVSFTHLQKPLWKETAIQKEDYLQYLVKVAPRFLPFLQKRLLTVVRYPHGLYGEAFFQKNCPDYAPAFIQTVTHEGISYIHCNNFSTLMWLGNQLAIEFHIPFNPFDTEKPREIVFDLDPPNRAFFHLAIKAALELKACFDTFHVQAYPKLSGNKGIQLHIPLTKNKLTYDETRIFTSFFARYLVERFPDLFTTERLKKNRGDRLYVDYIQHAEGKTIIAPYSVRGTEEGTVAAPLYWEEINDSLRPETMTMEAVMKRMEAAPCPMQTFFQNGQDDVVHEIIEHIKKIE
- a CDS encoding D-glycero-alpha-D-manno-heptose-1,7-bisphosphate 7-phosphatase, yielding MKKAVFLDRDGVINEVLSDRVKYVNHPSQFYLLDGVGEAIRLLNEQNFEVFVVTNQGGVGLGFMTEQRLIDIHEKMKRDIATFGGQIRDISYCIHKPKEGCLCRKPGSKMITDLAEKYEIDLTKSFMVGDRDVDILAGKKAGVVTILVGDETVDHADYHFPSLLDAANWLVNNG